In Bacteroidota bacterium, the following proteins share a genomic window:
- a CDS encoding HEPN domain-containing protein — protein MQSFRTELENPIVEKDILDLEKKISLFREGKIDSEKFRSLRLARGVYGQRQQGVQMIRIKIPFGKLSVNQLLAIADISDEYSTGNLHLTTRQDVQIHYVSLDKTPELWAKLEASDITLREACGNTVRNITASDIAGIDPKEPFDVTPYANALFKFFLRNPIQESLGRKFKIAFSSSDDDTAYTFIHDLGFIPKVKIENGKIVRGFKVVIGGGLGAQPFLAHTAYEFLPEEKIIPFAEAAVRVFDRYGERTNRHKARLKYLIAKIGLGEFLRLVEEETLSLKSVSSEVKFESEIPDLSHLQNTFTTLKISDDRKYQEWLDTNTFEQKQQGYFAVGINVPLGNIKTNNVRKFAEIVKKYSADDIRITISQNFLLRFVPKQALPALYKELDAIGLTLPGFGSIADITACPGTDTCNLGISNSTGIALELEKVIRNEFSELVYEKNIKIKISGCMNSCGQHSLAHIGFHGSTFKAGAHVVPALQLLLGGGATGNGEGRISDKIVKIPSKRGPAVLRAILRDYEKNSLQEETFNEYFDAQGREYFENLLKEFTDLSALTNDEYKDWGYDEAFKPAIGVGECAGVQIDLVATLFFEAEEKLDSAFTSFAEKLFADSIYHSYSTFIHSAKAILLTKQIQTNSQYSVLNEFEKHFIQTGEDKFQNGFKTLVLQINQTEPEKEFAEFYFTQAKSFLKWVKEYREEQIKKESLITA, from the coding sequence ATGCAAAGTTTCAGAACAGAGTTAGAAAATCCAATCGTAGAAAAAGACATTCTCGATTTGGAAAAAAAGATTTCTCTTTTCCGCGAAGGGAAAATTGATTCCGAAAAATTCCGTTCGCTTCGCCTTGCGCGCGGAGTTTACGGGCAGCGCCAGCAGGGAGTGCAGATGATTAGGATAAAAATTCCGTTTGGAAAACTTTCGGTAAATCAATTGCTCGCCATCGCGGATATTTCGGATGAATATTCAACAGGCAATCTTCACCTCACCACGCGTCAGGATGTGCAGATACATTATGTGTCGCTCGACAAAACTCCTGAACTCTGGGCAAAACTCGAGGCGAGCGACATCACGCTCCGCGAAGCGTGCGGAAACACAGTACGCAACATCACCGCGTCTGACATCGCGGGCATTGACCCGAAAGAACCTTTTGATGTTACGCCTTACGCGAACGCACTCTTCAAATTCTTTTTGAGAAATCCTATTCAGGAATCTCTCGGAAGAAAATTCAAGATTGCTTTTTCTTCGAGCGATGACGACACCGCTTATACTTTCATTCACGATTTAGGATTTATTCCTAAGGTGAAAATTGAAAATGGAAAAATTGTTCGCGGTTTCAAAGTGGTGATTGGAGGAGGACTTGGTGCTCAACCATTCCTCGCACACACGGCTTATGAATTCCTGCCGGAAGAAAAAATTATTCCATTCGCGGAAGCAGCAGTCCGCGTGTTTGACCGCTATGGAGAAAGAACCAACCGCCACAAAGCGCGTTTGAAATATCTCATAGCGAAAATAGGGCTGGGAGAATTTTTGAGATTGGTGGAAGAAGAAACGCTCTCTTTGAAATCTGTTTCGTCAGAAGTTAAATTTGAATCTGAGATTCCGGATTTATCTCATCTGCAAAATACATTTACAACTTTAAAAATTTCTGACGACAGAAAATATCAGGAATGGTTAGACACAAACACATTTGAACAAAAACAGCAGGGATATTTTGCGGTAGGAATAAATGTTCCGTTGGGAAATATAAAAACGAATAACGTTAGGAAGTTCGCAGAGATTGTAAAAAAATATTCTGCGGATGACATTCGTATTACTATCTCGCAAAACTTTTTGTTGCGCTTTGTTCCGAAACAGGCACTTCCCGCATTGTATAAAGAACTTGACGCAATCGGTTTGACTTTGCCCGGCTTTGGAAGCATTGCCGATATAACGGCTTGCCCGGGAACAGATACCTGCAATTTGGGAATTTCAAATTCCACAGGCATTGCGCTCGAACTTGAAAAAGTTATCCGCAATGAATTTTCGGAATTAGTTTACGAAAAGAATATTAAAATAAAAATCAGCGGGTGCATGAATTCCTGCGGACAGCATTCGCTCGCGCACATCGGTTTTCACGGAAGCACTTTCAAGGCAGGCGCGCACGTTGTTCCCGCGTTGCAATTGCTTCTCGGTGGCGGTGCAACAGGAAATGGCGAAGGAAGAATCTCAGATAAGATTGTAAAAATTCCTTCCAAGCGCGGTCCCGCTGTTCTGAGAGCGATTCTTCGTGATTATGAAAAAAATTCTTTGCAGGAAGAAACCTTCAACGAATATTTTGACGCGCAGGGAAGAGAATATTTTGAAAATCTTTTGAAAGAGTTTACGGATTTATCTGCGCTCACCAATGATGAATATAAAGATTGGGGATATGATGAAGCGTTCAAACCTGCAATCGGAGTTGGAGAATGCGCTGGAGTGCAGATTGATTTGGTGGCAACATTATTTTTTGAAGCAGAAGAAAAACTGGATTCTGCATTCACTTCTTTCGCTGAAAAACTTTTTGCCGATTCAATTTATCATTCATACAGCACATTTATTCATTCTGCAAAAGCAATATTGCTCACAAAACAAATTCAAACCAATTCTCAGTACAGTGTGCTGAATGAGTTTGAAAAACATTTTATACAGACAGGAGAAGATAAATTTCAGAATGGATTCAAAACTTTAGTTCTCCAAATTAACCAGACAGAACCTGAAAAAGAATTCGCTGAGTTTTATTTCACGCAGGCAAAATCATTTTTGAAATGGGTGAAAGAATACCGCGAAGAACAAATTAAAAAGGAAAGTTTAATCACAGCATAG
- the rseP gene encoding RIP metalloprotease RseP — MEILIKASQLILSLSILVVLHELGHFIPSKLFKMRVEKFYLFFDPWFSLFKIKKGDTEYGIGWIPLGGYVKISGMIDESMDKEQMKKPAEPWEFRSKPAWQRLIVMVGGVTMNLILAMGIYAMLLFTFGEKYLPTANLKDGIWCIDSLAEDVGFRNGDKIISVDGKNVENFQNVIHEMLYGKNVQINRNGKDTTLVIPKDFIEKLVDKRAPFLFPRIPFYIGGFSENSNAEKAGIKKKDHILALNDSTINYYDEFRTRMAGKKNSQVKLTVKRGEETLVISVMADSTGKIGVAPAFIDFKELRKEKIYDFNVTQYGFFQSFPAGIHKAIEKLTDYIRQFKLIFNFKTGAYKGVGSFISIGDLFPPQWEWEPFWELTAVLSIVLAFMNILPIPALDGGHVLFLLYEVITRRKPSDKFLEYAQYVGMFLLISLMVYALGNDIFRIFK; from the coding sequence ATGGAAATTCTAATTAAAGCCTCGCAACTTATTCTTTCACTTTCAATTTTAGTCGTGCTGCACGAACTCGGGCATTTTATTCCTTCCAAACTTTTCAAAATGCGCGTGGAAAAATTTTATCTCTTCTTCGACCCCTGGTTCTCTCTCTTCAAAATAAAAAAAGGCGATACGGAATACGGCATCGGATGGATTCCGCTCGGAGGTTATGTGAAAATCTCCGGAATGATTGATGAGAGCATGGACAAAGAGCAGATGAAAAAACCTGCCGAGCCATGGGAATTCCGCAGCAAGCCCGCATGGCAAAGATTGATTGTGATGGTTGGAGGTGTGACGATGAATTTAATTCTCGCTATGGGAATTTATGCCATGCTGCTTTTTACGTTCGGAGAAAAATATTTGCCCACCGCAAATTTGAAAGACGGAATATGGTGCATTGATTCGCTGGCGGAAGATGTGGGTTTCAGAAACGGAGATAAAATTATTTCTGTGGATGGAAAAAACGTGGAAAACTTTCAGAACGTGATTCACGAAATGCTCTATGGAAAAAACGTTCAGATAAACAGAAACGGGAAAGACACCACGCTCGTCATTCCAAAAGATTTCATAGAGAAATTAGTGGACAAACGCGCGCCATTTCTTTTTCCACGCATTCCGTTTTACATAGGAGGATTTTCGGAAAACTCCAACGCGGAAAAAGCCGGAATAAAAAAGAAAGACCATATTCTTGCGCTTAATGACAGCACAATAAATTATTACGATGAATTCAGGACGCGGATGGCAGGTAAAAAAAATTCGCAGGTCAAATTAACTGTAAAGCGCGGAGAAGAAACGCTGGTAATTTCTGTTATGGCAGACAGTACCGGAAAAATCGGAGTGGCGCCAGCGTTTATTGACTTTAAAGAATTGCGCAAAGAAAAAATTTACGACTTCAATGTTACGCAATATGGATTTTTTCAGTCCTTCCCTGCGGGAATTCACAAAGCAATTGAAAAACTTACGGACTACATCCGCCAGTTCAAACTTATTTTCAATTTCAAAACGGGCGCGTACAAAGGCGTGGGAAGTTTTATTTCCATCGGAGATTTATTTCCACCGCAATGGGAATGGGAGCCGTTCTGGGAACTCACCGCAGTTCTTTCCATCGTGCTTGCGTTCATGAACATTCTCCCGATTCCCGCGCTCGATGGCGGGCACGTTTTATTTTTATTGTACGAAGTTATCACCCGCAGAAAACCCAGCGATAAGTTTCTGGAATATGCGCAGTATGTCGGAATGTTTTTATTAATCTCTCTGATGGTTTACGCGCTGGGCAACGATATTTTCAGAATCTTCAAATGA
- the rfaD gene encoding ADP-glyceromanno-heptose 6-epimerase, protein MIVVTGAAGFIGSCLVSKLNQEGFKDIVVVDDFSREEKNKNLSGKIVSKNIHRDDFSAWLKENHRMVQFVFHIGARTDTAEFDKTIFDKLNLNYSKKIWSICVEFGLPLVYASSAATYGAGEFGYDDNHALVEKLKPLNPYGESKNEFDKWALKQERKPYFWCGLKFFNVYGPNEYHKGRMASVIFHAFNQIQETGKVKLFRSHNPKYKNGEQLRDFVYVKDVTDVCLWFLRTRKNSGIYNLGSGTARTFLDLANTVFLSLGKKPTVEFIDTPADIRDKYQYFTEAKMEKLKNAGCEIKFTSLEEGINDYAVNYLEEKKYY, encoded by the coding sequence ATGATTGTAGTCACAGGAGCTGCAGGATTTATCGGAAGTTGTTTGGTTTCGAAACTGAATCAGGAAGGATTTAAAGATATTGTGGTGGTAGATGACTTTTCACGTGAAGAGAAAAATAAAAATCTTTCCGGAAAAATAGTTTCAAAAAATATTCACCGCGATGATTTTTCGGCCTGGCTGAAGGAAAATCACCGCATGGTGCAGTTTGTTTTTCATATTGGCGCAAGAACAGACACTGCCGAATTTGATAAAACGATTTTCGACAAACTCAATCTCAACTATTCAAAAAAAATATGGAGCATTTGCGTGGAGTTTGGTCTTCCGCTCGTGTATGCTTCTTCTGCGGCTACGTATGGAGCAGGGGAATTTGGCTACGATGACAATCACGCTCTCGTTGAAAAATTAAAACCGCTGAATCCTTACGGAGAATCAAAAAATGAATTTGATAAATGGGCTTTGAAGCAGGAGCGCAAACCTTACTTCTGGTGCGGACTGAAATTTTTCAATGTATACGGTCCGAATGAATATCATAAAGGAAGAATGGCATCGGTGATTTTTCATGCGTTCAATCAAATTCAGGAAACCGGTAAAGTAAAATTATTCCGCTCGCATAATCCGAAATATAAAAACGGAGAACAGTTGCGGGATTTTGTATACGTAAAAGATGTAACCGATGTCTGCTTATGGTTTTTGCGCACACGGAAAAATTCCGGCATTTACAATTTGGGTTCGGGCACGGCAAGAACATTTTTAGATTTGGCAAATACTGTTTTTTTATCGCTCGGGAAAAAACCAACCGTTGAATTTATAGATACGCCTGCTGATATTCGCGATAAATACCAATACTTCACCGAAGCAAAAATGGAAAAATTAAAAAATGCAGGATGCGAAATTAAATTCACTTCGCTGGAAGAAGGAATTAATGATTACGCGGTAAATTATCTTGAAGAAAAAAAATATTATTAG
- a CDS encoding T9SS type A sorting domain-containing protein — MKKLFTLTSAILFSIALFSQATLAPTIGVSVLPPDNSSVCTPACSGSYNFDTDGYLVGTLIPDFTLYTISGTPYNAQTLINTGKPLCIVAGSYTCPVWRGKTDSLNMLFSKYGSKVNFLVVYVCEAHPKSPDVSPYSCNVWDPNPNTIKYLQETTYGQRKATATDMVNNTCACYTPANPSIPMVIDGPCNEFWTHFGPAPNNAYLINPADGKVYCKHGWFDKAPNEMAPCIDQLLAVLTSVNEPNVSSTISVYPNPSADGRFTVSGLRSAVSGLEIYNVFGEKVFASTIQPSNNSTIQVSLPSGTGHGIYFYKLSDENGTVSSGKIIIE, encoded by the coding sequence ATGAAAAAACTTTTTACCCTCACCTCCGCCATTCTTTTTTCCATTGCTTTGTTTTCCCAGGCCACGCTGGCTCCAACCATCGGGGTTTCCGTTCTTCCGCCCGATAATAGCAGCGTTTGCACGCCTGCCTGTTCGGGAAGTTACAACTTTGATACCGATGGTTACCTCGTGGGCACGCTCATTCCCGATTTTACGCTTTATACTATTTCAGGAACTCCTTACAATGCGCAAACGTTAATTAACACCGGCAAGCCGCTTTGCATTGTGGCGGGAAGTTATACCTGCCCCGTTTGGCGCGGCAAAACGGATAGTTTAAATATGCTTTTTAGCAAATACGGAAGCAAGGTAAATTTCCTGGTAGTGTATGTTTGCGAAGCGCATCCCAAATCTCCGGATGTAAGCCCTTATAGTTGCAATGTATGGGACCCGAATCCGAACACAATCAAATATCTTCAGGAAACCACTTATGGTCAGCGAAAAGCAACTGCCACCGATATGGTGAACAATACCTGCGCCTGTTATACACCGGCAAATCCAAGTATTCCTATGGTAATTGATGGTCCGTGCAACGAGTTCTGGACGCACTTTGGTCCTGCACCCAACAATGCGTACCTCATTAACCCCGCTGATGGAAAAGTTTACTGCAAGCACGGCTGGTTTGACAAAGCGCCCAACGAAATGGCTCCCTGCATTGACCAGTTGCTTGCTGTGCTCACTTCCGTAAACGAGCCGAATGTTTCATCAACTATTTCTGTTTATCCCAATCCATCGGCTGACGGCAGATTTACAGTTTCCGGTTTACGGTCTGCTGTTTCCGGTTTAGAAATATACAATGTGTTTGGAGAAAAAGTTTTTGCATCAACCATCCAGCCATCCAACAATTCAACCATTCAGGTCTCTCTCCCTTCAGGGACGGGGCATGGAATTTATTTTTACAAACTCAGCGATGAAAACGGAACTGTTTCTTCCGGGAAAATTATAATTGAATAA
- a CDS encoding 1-deoxy-D-xylulose-5-phosphate reductoisomerase: MKQKKKHIAILGSTGSIGTQALEVIKSHPESFVVEVLTANGNADLLIQQAIEFKPNCVVIADESKYEKIKSALASHQIKVYAGNKSIEQVVQMDSIDVVLAGIVGYAGLASVISAIKAKKNIALANKETLVVAGELVTALAKENGVNIYPVDSEHSAIFQCMAGEWENKIEKIYLTASGGPFRGKDAAFLSSVTKAQALKHPNWEMGAKITIDSATLMNKGLEVIEAKWLFHLKPEQIEVIIHPQSIIHSIVQFEDGSMKAQMGLPDMKLPIQYALSYPNRLPSTFERFNFIDYPNLSFEKPDTKTFRCLPLAFEAMKKGGNAPCILNAANEVAVKLFLEEKIAFTKIPEVIEKTISKVPFIAKPSYSDFVNSDSEARKTAMEFYPTFAL, translated from the coding sequence ATGAAGCAAAAGAAAAAACACATAGCCATCCTCGGCAGCACAGGTTCAATAGGAACTCAGGCGCTGGAAGTGATAAAATCACATCCCGAAAGTTTTGTGGTGGAAGTTCTCACGGCAAACGGCAATGCTGATCTGTTAATTCAGCAGGCAATAGAGTTCAAACCCAACTGCGTGGTGATAGCTGATGAAAGCAAATATGAAAAAATAAAATCTGCTCTTGCATCTCATCAGATAAAAGTTTACGCAGGAAATAAATCCATTGAGCAAGTGGTGCAAATGGATTCGATAGATGTTGTGCTTGCAGGAATTGTCGGCTATGCGGGACTTGCTTCTGTTATTTCCGCCATCAAAGCGAAAAAAAATATTGCGCTGGCAAATAAAGAAACGCTGGTTGTCGCGGGAGAGTTGGTCACCGCGCTCGCAAAAGAAAACGGAGTAAATATTTATCCTGTGGATTCGGAGCACTCTGCAATTTTTCAGTGCATGGCGGGAGAATGGGAAAACAAAATTGAAAAAATTTATCTCACTGCTTCTGGCGGTCCGTTCCGAGGAAAAGATGCTGCGTTTCTTTCTTCGGTTACAAAAGCGCAGGCACTCAAACATCCCAACTGGGAAATGGGTGCGAAGATCACGATTGATTCCGCCACGCTGATGAACAAAGGACTCGAAGTGATTGAAGCGAAATGGTTGTTTCATCTCAAGCCCGAACAAATTGAAGTCATCATTCATCCGCAAAGTATTATTCATTCCATAGTGCAATTTGAAGACGGCTCAATGAAAGCCCAAATGGGTTTGCCGGATATGAAATTGCCGATTCAATACGCGCTGAGTTATCCGAATCGTTTGCCTTCAACATTCGAGCGTTTTAATTTTATTGATTATCCAAATTTATCTTTCGAAAAACCCGATACAAAAACTTTTCGCTGTCTTCCACTTGCATTCGAAGCAATGAAGAAAGGTGGCAACGCTCCGTGCATTCTGAACGCAGCAAATGAAGTTGCAGTTAAATTATTTCTCGAAGAAAAAATTGCCTTTACAAAAATCCCCGAAGTGATTGAAAAAACAATTTCAAAGGTTCCGTTTATTGCCAAGCCTTCATACAGTGATTTTGTTAATTCAGATTCGGAAGCAAGGAAAACCGCTATGGAATTTTATCCTACTTTTGCCCTCTAA
- a CDS encoding TlpA family protein disulfide reductase: MYSNTANKTQNNSRCSHVFADLHCILLISCIAFISILFSCGNAKKISLLKEGKWRGILTLVDSTGLILPFNFDLTFQNDSTKITIHNAEEKIIVNEISFSNDSVFIRMPVFDSEFRCKISGDTLLEGNWYNHSRKDKNVIPFKAVYGETNRFDCPEYDKNFLFEGKWKCLFSPNQPDSSYAIGVFRQTAHGATGTFLTETGDYRYLEGCVFGNYMLLSCFDGSHAFVFHAQILEDSTIWGEFYSGIHHQETWLANKDSTFRLRNADSLTFLKKSFPKVDFTFPNPENKKVSLSDEKYKNKVVILQIMGSWCPNCMDETIFLSELYNKYKSQGVEIIGLCFEKADAFEKAKENVLRLQHKFNAGYDFLITGFNPKDADKALPMLNHVMSFPTTIIIDRKGNVRKIHTGYSGPATGSEHEKEKAEMISFIESLLKEKG; encoded by the coding sequence ATGTATTCGAACACTGCGAACAAAACACAAAATAATTCGCGGTGTTCGCATGTGTTCGCGGATTTGCATTGCATTTTACTTATTTCCTGTATTGCTTTTATATCTATTCTATTCTCCTGCGGAAATGCAAAAAAAATTTCTTTACTCAAAGAAGGAAAATGGAGAGGCATTTTAACTCTGGTTGATTCCACCGGCTTGATTCTTCCTTTCAATTTTGATTTAACGTTTCAAAACGATTCAACCAAAATTACTATTCACAATGCAGAAGAAAAAATCATTGTAAATGAAATTTCTTTCAGCAACGATTCCGTTTTTATCCGCATGCCCGTGTTTGATTCGGAGTTCCGATGCAAAATTTCAGGCGACACACTGCTGGAAGGAAACTGGTACAATCATTCGCGGAAAGATAAAAATGTAATTCCCTTCAAAGCCGTTTACGGAGAAACCAACCGCTTCGATTGCCCGGAGTATGACAAAAACTTTTTGTTCGAAGGAAAATGGAAATGCCTGTTCAGCCCCAATCAGCCCGATAGTTCTTACGCCATTGGAGTGTTCAGGCAAACTGCGCATGGCGCCACCGGAACTTTTCTGACCGAAACGGGCGACTACCGCTATCTCGAAGGATGCGTGTTTGGAAATTACATGCTGCTTTCCTGCTTTGATGGCTCGCATGCGTTTGTGTTTCACGCGCAGATTCTGGAAGACAGCACCATTTGGGGAGAATTTTATTCCGGCATTCACCACCAGGAAACATGGCTGGCAAATAAAGATTCCACTTTCAGATTGAGAAATGCCGACTCGCTCACGTTCCTGAAGAAAAGTTTTCCAAAAGTAGATTTCACTTTTCCGAATCCGGAGAACAAAAAAGTTTCGCTCTCGGATGAAAAATATAAAAACAAAGTAGTGATTCTTCAAATCATGGGCTCGTGGTGCCCCAATTGCATGGACGAAACCATTTTTCTTTCCGAACTTTACAATAAATATAAATCGCAAGGGGTTGAAATAATTGGATTGTGTTTCGAGAAAGCGGATGCATTTGAGAAAGCAAAAGAAAATGTTTTGCGCCTTCAACATAAATTCAATGCCGGTTATGATTTTCTGATTACGGGATTTAATCCGAAAGATGCCGACAAAGCATTGCCCATGCTCAATCATGTTATGTCATTTCCCACCACAATTATTATTGACAGAAAAGGAAACGTGCGGAAAATTCACACGGGCTATTCGGGTCCCGCCACCGGCAGCGAGCATGAAAAAGAAAAAGCGGAAATGATTTCTTTCATTGAATCGCTGCTGAAGGAAAAAGGTTGA
- a CDS encoding fibronectin type III domain-containing protein yields the protein MKRIFFAVMHCTPKQFGKLFQLLNKVIGKLTANSNIYGNPDPSLGVLQNEVVPFEKAIADAKKGGSEATEARNKEALKVHGLLKEELTYVNKVAKNDKDTILLSGFDASEEPEPAEVPDAPVIKKIDDGDSPGTAKIFLAKTTSPLLTKKQKLTFIIEMTTTVSDESSFKTVLLTHNSKKLIVPNLVRGQEVFIRISVMNARGQSNWSTVVSFISRTGVNPPSPSPNPNPLPPAV from the coding sequence ATGAAACGTATTTTTTTCGCAGTCATGCACTGCACGCCCAAGCAATTCGGAAAATTATTTCAATTGCTCAACAAAGTGATTGGCAAACTCACTGCTAATTCCAACATCTACGGCAATCCCGACCCTTCGCTGGGTGTTCTGCAAAACGAGGTGGTGCCTTTTGAAAAAGCCATTGCCGATGCAAAAAAAGGAGGCAGCGAAGCCACCGAAGCCCGCAACAAGGAAGCGCTGAAAGTTCACGGCTTGCTCAAAGAGGAACTTACCTATGTGAACAAGGTTGCAAAGAACGACAAGGACACCATTCTTCTTTCGGGTTTTGATGCAAGCGAAGAGCCGGAACCCGCTGAAGTTCCCGATGCTCCTGTAATTAAAAAAATTGACGATGGCGATTCACCGGGCACTGCAAAAATTTTTCTGGCGAAAACCACCAGCCCGCTCCTGACCAAAAAACAGAAATTAACTTTCATAATAGAAATGACCACCACCGTTTCTGATGAAAGCAGTTTCAAAACAGTTTTGCTCACGCATAATTCAAAAAAACTGATTGTGCCCAACCTCGTTCGCGGGCAGGAAGTGTTCATTCGTATTTCGGTAATGAACGCCCGCGGGCAGAGCAACTGGAGTACGGTCGTTTCTTTCATTTCAAGAACGGGAGTAAACCCTCCATCGCCATCGCCCAATCCGAATCCGCTGCCGCCTGCCGTTTAA
- a CDS encoding M23 family metallopeptidase, with protein MEEKKKQGFWAKIRNRYRLVVMNDDSFEEQFSLKLTPLNIFVLVGLISIVMITLTVSLVAFTPLREYIPGYGLEVNTRQELINLSLKLDSLQYELNLRTQAMDNLKNILNGNVSGDTAVQKNKTEKNPVPKNADIKPTKEEVAFRSEVESQDKYSLAFSENKNGKGISSFFFFTPVKGMVTASFNSAEEHYGVDIAAKENEPIKAALDGTVLFSGWTSETGYTIQIQHSNNLVSAYKHCSVLMKKAGQFVKAGEAIAVIGNSGEQTSGPHLHFELWYNGTPIDPQEYMVF; from the coding sequence ATGGAAGAAAAGAAAAAACAGGGTTTCTGGGCGAAAATCCGCAATCGCTACCGGCTGGTGGTGATGAACGATGATTCTTTCGAGGAGCAATTTTCTCTCAAGCTTACCCCATTAAATATTTTTGTGCTTGTGGGATTGATTTCGATTGTGATGATAACGCTCACCGTAAGTTTAGTTGCATTCACTCCGCTGCGCGAATACATTCCCGGCTACGGCTTGGAAGTGAATACGAGGCAGGAACTCATCAATCTTTCGCTGAAACTTGATTCGCTGCAATATGAATTGAACCTGCGCACGCAGGCAATGGACAACCTGAAAAATATTCTGAACGGAAATGTTTCAGGAGACACAGCGGTTCAAAAAAATAAAACAGAAAAAAATCCTGTTCCGAAAAATGCAGACATCAAACCCACCAAAGAAGAAGTCGCATTCCGTTCGGAAGTGGAATCGCAGGATAAATATTCGCTGGCGTTTTCAGAAAATAAAAACGGAAAAGGAATCAGCAGCTTTTTCTTTTTCACTCCTGTGAAAGGAATGGTAACCGCTTCGTTCAACTCTGCGGAAGAACATTACGGAGTGGATATTGCCGCGAAAGAAAATGAACCCATCAAAGCCGCGCTTGACGGAACAGTTTTATTTTCGGGATGGACTTCTGAAACGGGTTATACCATTCAGATACAACATTCAAATAATCTGGTGTCGGCATACAAGCATTGCTCGGTGCTGATGAAAAAAGCGGGGCAGTTTGTGAAAGCAGGCGAAGCCATTGCGGTGATTGGAAACTCTGGCGAGCAAACCAGCGGACCGCATTTGCATTTTGAACTCTGGTATAACGGCACTCCGATTGACCCGCAGGAGTATATGGTTTTTTAA
- a CDS encoding T9SS type A sorting domain-containing protein, producing the protein MKKLLLLIVVILSSLLGVVEGFSQALTIAMPDTSRCDTAGKDIECYLGDTIYNSTPNTLDIDVVRVQNVAASGWTTAFCLNVCYLPTKDSVRFSLASNAHQKFILHFYTTTVDSGTCYFKFKNVSTPSNTLYQRYYCSTLCVAGVNEHSTGKANVKIYPSPVMAGENFSIAISSEKNTGSMTLVFYNIYGSAVSTNRVGQGINVMNLDLPAGVYSYDLISGNENISSGKMCVSR; encoded by the coding sequence ATGAAAAAATTATTACTCTTGATAGTTGTCATCCTGAGCAGCCTCTTAGGCGTAGTAGAAGGATTTTCGCAGGCACTCACCATTGCCATGCCCGATACATCCAGATGCGATACTGCCGGCAAGGATATTGAATGTTATTTGGGCGACACCATTTATAATAGCACTCCCAATACGCTCGATATAGATGTGGTGCGCGTGCAGAATGTGGCGGCTTCCGGCTGGACAACTGCATTTTGCCTCAATGTATGCTATCTTCCCACAAAAGACAGCGTGCGTTTTTCTCTTGCGTCTAATGCGCATCAAAAATTTATTCTGCATTTTTATACTACCACTGTTGACAGCGGCACCTGCTATTTCAAATTTAAAAATGTAAGCACTCCTTCCAATACTTTGTATCAGCGCTATTATTGTTCTACCTTATGCGTGGCTGGCGTGAATGAACATTCCACAGGAAAAGCGAATGTGAAAATTTATCCGTCACCCGTAATGGCAGGAGAAAATTTCAGCATAGCAATTTCATCTGAGAAAAACACAGGCAGCATGACGCTTGTGTTCTACAATATTTACGGAAGCGCAGTAAGCACGAACAGGGTAGGGCAGGGGATTAATGTTATGAATCTTGATTTGCCTGCCGGAGTTTACTCCTACGATTTGATTTCCGGGAATGAAAACATTTCTTCGGGGAAAATGTGCGTGAGCCGCTAA